The Cydia amplana chromosome 20, ilCydAmpl1.1, whole genome shotgun sequence nucleotide sequence CGGATGATTTCGTTGACGTAGAATCCTGCAACGACGCAGCAATACCAGTGCTCGCGGCGAACAATGTGAATTCCCTTTTAGAACAGTTTGAAGCTAACGAAAAGTTCGCGACCAAACCGAAGAGGCCGAAGGAGGAGCCTAAACCCAAATCCAACGGTCTGACGAATGGTACGCGTTTGCAGGACGCAGGCGTCCAGCTCAACAAGAACAAGATGCGGCAAATACTGGTGAGTACATACCGTTTTTTTCTCTAGGCGACGCTCTGTATACTAGACTACTAGACTATCAGTACCAGTATACTCGTTTGCAGATGCCGCCTAAAGCGGCGCTGCGGCGCTCGGTGAGCCCGCCCGCGGCTCCCGCGCCGCCCGCACCGCCGGCGCAGCGCTCCGACCACGACTATTGCAGCAAAAAACGCCACAGCCTGCCCACTCTCAAGGGCGGGCAGAGCCTCCTCAAACCCGAGGTCCTCTCCAGCAACAGCCGAATCCTCAACTCCAGGCACCGATCCTGCAAAAACAAGAAAGTCGTCTACCATCTCAGCAGCGATGACGAAAGCGACAAGTCtgccaaaaacaaaaaaagagaTGACGATGACGATGTGAAAGCTAAAAAGTCGACCCTGAAACAACCTATAAAACAGCCGACTCCATCAAATTGTCGGAAAAAACTCTCACCCCCGCATAGTGCTAACGATACTTGTAAAGATAAAATTAACAGTTCTGTGATGGTTAAAAATGCTTCTAAAGCAAGTGATACTCTCGGTAGTCAAACGAACATTAGCATTAAGttaactattaaaaataaatcagaGGTTATACTTAATAACTGTAATGATAAAGGCTATCGGAATGTTAAAGATATTGAAAAGTGTACGTCTAGTGTTAGTAGTAGCGCTGAAACTGTTAAAATACAGGAATTAGATAGTGAGAAAATCAAATGTGTAAATATTAGTGACAATAATTGTGAGAGTGTAGAAGTTAAGACCGAAGCCCGTCCGAAAGAGGAGAACTTTTACACGGCGTTGTTTAGCAATAAGCAAGATGTACAGATACCGCAAACAATGGACCTCAAAACCGAAAAGAGACCAATAGACGAGGAACTTAAAGTTATAGTAGATATATCTAACAGAAACGAAATGGAGCAGcctcaaaagaaaaagaaactaAATCTCCAAGAATACAAGATGCGAAGATCGGTTACCTCAAATAATAGCTCTGCAGCCGTCAGTCCTGAAGCGATATTTCCTGATTTACCCAGCCCATGTCCTTTGGAAAAACTTgtcaataataatgtaaatgtgACGTCTCCAAATGGAACAATAAACCTAGCTGAACAGAAGGACCCTGAAGCTCCAAAGAAAATCTTTGATCCGATCAGAGAGGCATCTAGGAAAATACTCATGAACACCAAGAAACAAAAAGCCGAGGCCACGAGAAAGAGGGATGAAGATATCGTGATGAGCAAGATACCAAAAGTAGAGAATTTGGAACTGCAACCTCTGATAAGTGACGCTGAAATGCTAAAAATAGTTGGAGGAATGGCACCAGAGGAAGTGCCAGTTATAAAGAATGAAAAACCAAAAGCAACTGATTATGAAGAAATAGTACTAGTTAGCGTCGGTACAAATACTGATGAAAACATATTTAGACAAATGGAAAAGACTAAACATAAAGAAGTTAGGAAATCTCAGTCACCTCCATTAGACGCTAAAGCACTAATCAATTTTAAGATCAAAAAGTCCGAGGCAGTTCTTAAGCAAAATGTCTTTGACGCGAAAGCGCAAAAAATCAACGCCCGAAACGAAAAACGTAGTCCGGATAAAAGTGACAAGAGAAATGCTGACGTCAAAATAGATAAAGAAAGATACAAGGACATAACGGCTGCTTTAAAGAGTGTAGAAAAGCAAGTAGATACTAAAATATCCAGTAATTCTTTGTTCGCTTCTATTCAAGATGTTGTACTGAAAAAAGCGCCGGAAGAAACAACTGAGAAACCAAACCCACAGCCTAAACCGGTTAAAACTTACAAGACTACTATAGTACGGGAATATGATACTAAAGCAGATCACGGAGAAGACAAAATTATCCTACATTTAGGCAAGCATAGGAGAAAACCTGAATCTGCTAGTGTTTTAGTTCAAACTGAGGTAGAACAACCAGCTGTTGTAATACAACCGAAAAAAGCAGCTATTAAAGAGAAGAGTCCTGTGCAAAGGAAGAGGAATGACAGTGACATGTCTATGTCAAGTGATGTTAGCCCTTCACGCGACAAAACAGCCAGCGTAGAAAACAAATCAAAAGAGACAGCCAAGCGTTCCCGCTCGGTTGAAAAGCGAGCTCGCTCAGTCGATAAGCGACCACGCTCAAGCGAGAAACGCTCGCGCTCTATAGAGAAGCGATCTAGATCTCGCGATCGCTACGATAGATACAGACGGCGATCAAGATCTCACAGTCGCAGAAGACGAAGATCTCGCAGTAGAAGCGTCAGAACTAGACGTTCACGTTCCATCGACCGCTATAGACGACGAAGGCGCGAATCCCCTTATAAGAGAAAACGAACTAGATCCCCGTACCGTAGACGCTCGCCGTCCCCGCGTAGAGACTACCGCCGTTCGCGGTCTAGATCTAGATCCAGGCACGACTCAAGATCTAAGACCCCGAGGAAAACCCCCCCTCGCGTTGAGAAGAAGTGCGAGAAATCGTACACCCCTCCTTTAAGAAAACCGACCGTGTCTGAAAGTTCTGATTCTTCCTCTAGGTAAGCATCGTGGTTTaatatatatttctgttgcaggTATTTTGGAGTTAAAGTTGCTCCATGAGCGCTATTTGCCACATTgaagtttgtttttaaattactatTAATTACTGTTGCAGAATGGGTTAGTTTCCACTACTGAAATGGAATTTTGAAGGGATACTTTTCATAAATGAAGTTTCTTATTTAAAACTCGCTAgatgaattaaaaaatatatagctatttatAATTGTGATTTATTGGAAACTAGCCTATTCCCTGCCTTGTACAATTTATATATTACGTATAAATAATTTTCCTGaccaactaataaaaaaatatgatcccATTTTATTCCATGGGCGCTCTGAGCAAAAGGTTCGAAGTGACTAGGTCTGTAAACTCTGTAatcaattttaaatgtaaattatgaacatatttttatgaaatttggAATTAGATATACTTGTCATTTGAACTCTTTTACTGCAGCGCCCTGATGGCGCACTGTGGTCCCAACTACTAGTTTTAGGCccaaacttgtaagttttacatacgcaagtagggacacagctatactacagaatgagagatgaataccgttatctcattctaacaaatagctttgtccctacttacgtaagtgaaacttacaagtgtatctcgggccttaCATCGAATTGTCGGTTGCACATACCATATTAACGTTACCTTTTATTGTTTAGTTCGTCATCTTCGTCCAGTTCGTCCTCGTCGTCGTCCAACCGGTCGAACTCCGTCCGTTCGGGGCGCTCGTGCAGTCCCAGACAAGAGGCTTACAGACGGAAGTACAGAAGCTACAGCCCTGATGATAGGATTGataggtaattataatatatttaggtaaatCCTCTTCGTCCAGTTCGTCCTCCTCGTCGTCGTCCAACCGGGCGAACTCCGTCCGTTCGGGGCGCTCGTGCAGTCCCAGACAAGAGGCTTACAGACGGAAGTACAGAAGCTACAGCTCCGATGATAGGACTGATAGGTACTTagtactacttacttatttggctggcgcgatgacccaaaatgagtcttggcctccaacacaagagcacgcgcAGTATCACGCCAACTAtcgccgacgccgagctcacggagatctgcctccactctgtccgctcaacgatatttaggatgaccGACAGGACggcgtaatataatataatacatataattgataggtaatataatatatttaaatcctCTTCGTCTAGTTCGTTAGTGTCGTCCAACCGGTCGGACCCTGCCCAGTCAGGGCTCTACAGACGCAAGTACAGAAACTAGAGCCTTGATAACAGGTAATATTAGTTCCTCTTCGTCTAGTTAAGAGTTGTCCAAGCGGTCGAGCTCTACAGACGGAAGTACAGAAACTACAGCCCTGATGACAGGTAATATTAGTCCCTCTTCGTCTAGTTAGAGTCGTCCAACCGGTCGAACTCTGTCCGCTCTTTGgggttaccgcgaaaaccgaaattcgcaaatcgcggggatctttctcttttactctaattaaggcgtaattagagtgacagagaaagatgcccgcaatttgcgaacttcgattttcgctgtTATAGCCCTGAGGAGTCCTACTACAGACGGAGTACAAACTGCGACTCCCACCGCGTTAGAAACGATCTCTGTTTCcttgttaataataaaaatgttgttGCAGAGAAAGCAACAAGCCAGTGGAAGAGAGACGCATAGTGTTCGTCGGCAAGCTAGAAAAGGACAGCACTAAGGCGACATTGCGAGCTCAGTTCTCCAAGTTCGGTCATATCATGGAAGTGCGACTGCATAATAAGGAGGATGGGTGAGTGTtgttgtatttttaatgtataGCCATCATATGTATATCGAACATATCTGAACACAACTCTAACGCTTTGACaaaagaggcgtgttcagatatttgtgagcgccttggccgctccaaaaGCAATGAAAATTAGTTGAAATAGAATTTACAttgataaggtcaatgtggctaatttcgTTTTTCTTTGTCTTTAAACGCCTACTTTGCCATAACGGCAAGGCCTGTCGAGAATCTGAACAAAGTGAGGACTCTTAACTACAATATTacgatttaattttttaacaagcagaaacgtctgcgatcgatgctattaagcttagaataaatttaaaagtggaaaaattactgtcttgggtgaggattgaactcacggcctctggatagtTACGGCCTCTCGGCGTAGTggatagtattacggtttaacatttttttttccgtCGTTGTGTCGAACAGGACTCGTTACGGATTCGTGACGTACTCGCGCGGCCGCGAGGCGTGGACCGCGGTGGAGGCCGCCAACCAGTTCCCGCAGTACGACGTCGGTTTCGGAGGCCGCCGGGCCTTCTGCAGACAGTCCTACGCCGACCTAGGTCAGTACacccacagataagataagataagatcctACAGCCAACCAGTGACAGTACGACGTCGGCTTCGGAGGCCGCCGGGCCTTCTGCAGACAGTCCTACGCCGACCTAGGTCAGTACacccacagataagataagatcCTACAACCAACCAGTCACAGTACGACGTCGGCTTCGGAGGCCGCCGGGCCTTCTGCAGACAGTCCTACGCCGACCTAGGTGAGTACacccacagataagataagataagatcctACAACCAACCAGTCACAGTACGACGTCGGCTTCGGAGGCCGCCGGGCCTTCTGCAGACAGTCCTACGCCGACCTAGGTCAGTACACCcgcagataagataagatactacAGCCAACTAGTGACAGTATGACGTCGGCTTCGGAGGCCGCCGGGCCTTCTGCAGACAGTCCTACGCCGACCTAGGTCAGTACacccacagataagataagataagatcctACAGCCAACCAGTGACAGTACGACGTCGGCTTCGGAGGCCGCCGGGCCTTCTGCAGACAGTCCTACGCCGACCTAGGTCAGTACacccacagataagataagataagatcctACAGCCAACCAGTGACAGTACGACGTCGGCTTCGGAGGCCGCCGGGCCTTCTGCAGACAGTCCTACGCCGACCTAGGTCAGTACACCcgcagataagataagatactacAGCCAA carries:
- the LOC134657530 gene encoding uncharacterized protein LOC134657530, with the protein product MESHVLNTYHQARYRTIGHKRMGSTSDLSSESSCNQNSPEYSQAQPEYGRNYEGNEEYWSQAANTTQTSQDSSSDEEENVEVVELDNHYDENAEDTLVEGDDYDVIQVYAVHPDLDLEASSDEEQQDYCVAEEDDSEEEYAQDPQYTEETQYEYQENRTDICQDGLDINLDGPVVSNVDEYFIKAKPKPILDIKDEPVVKDVDEYFIKDTKPVAQVPDVDEFFIKEKEPEDAKTQSDIVQSVPQVEPIVNAKEPEHNEPDNIAEVSINESDLDALPNIEEIKRYLLEDIPYKFKTTQRSCSVPHSPMRHLACMDIDDAKTCLSFEDLNLDLSDLAFDNDKYKSGSGNKIDDIPRTLTDEDVNSFLITNKTEEKSEKNDDDFSSQDMEIDNPVDATIHVETPRTSTPIKKPNVLDFCIEKPAVTPVKFEPSDVKTETDDFVDVESCNDAAIPVLAANNVNSLLEQFEANEKFATKPKRPKEEPKPKSNGLTNGTRLQDAGVQLNKNKMRQILMPPKAALRRSVSPPAAPAPPAPPAQRSDHDYCSKKRHSLPTLKGGQSLLKPEVLSSNSRILNSRHRSCKNKKVVYHLSSDDESDKSAKNKKRDDDDDVKAKKSTLKQPIKQPTPSNCRKKLSPPHSANDTCKDKINSSVMVKNASKASDTLGSQTNISIKLTIKNKSEVILNNCNDKGYRNVKDIEKCTSSVSSSAETVKIQELDSEKIKCVNISDNNCESVEVKTEARPKEENFYTALFSNKQDVQIPQTMDLKTEKRPIDEELKVIVDISNRNEMEQPQKKKKLNLQEYKMRRSVTSNNSSAAVSPEAIFPDLPSPCPLEKLVNNNVNVTSPNGTINLAEQKDPEAPKKIFDPIREASRKILMNTKKQKAEATRKRDEDIVMSKIPKVENLELQPLISDAEMLKIVGGMAPEEVPVIKNEKPKATDYEEIVLVSVGTNTDENIFRQMEKTKHKEVRKSQSPPLDAKALINFKIKKSEAVLKQNVFDAKAQKINARNEKRSPDKSDKRNADVKIDKERYKDITAALKSVEKQVDTKISSNSLFASIQDVVLKKAPEETTEKPNPQPKPVKTYKTTIVREYDTKADHGEDKIILHLGKHRRKPESASVLVQTEVEQPAVVIQPKKAAIKEKSPVQRKRNDSDMSMSSDVSPSRDKTASVENKSKETAKRSRSVEKRARSVDKRPRSSEKRSRSIEKRSRSRDRYDRYRRRSRSHSRRRRRSRSRSVRTRRSRSIDRYRRRRRESPYKRKRTRSPYRRRSPSPRRDYRRSRSRSRSRHDSRSKTPRKTPPRVEKKCEKSYTPPLRKPTVSESSDSSSSSSSSSSSSSSSSNRSNSVRSGRSCSPRQEAYRRKYRSYSPDDRIDRESNKPVEERRIVFVGKLEKDSTKATLRAQFSKFGHIMEVRLHNKEDGTRYGFVTYSRGREAWTAVEAANQFPQYDVGFGGRRAFCRQSYADLDGLEADYVESAFHGAPTAHSRRDDMSFEQMLLDVKQKLSQRKKDDDKP